One genomic window of Bombus fervidus isolate BK054 chromosome 14, iyBomFerv1, whole genome shotgun sequence includes the following:
- the LOC139994258 gene encoding UDP-glucosyltransferase 2-like: MKHQKALFCVLLALSIHANNASRILGIFPYNGKSHFLMFDVLCKELAKRGHQVDVISHFPSKTQLANYTDIIDLNGTLRTMVNNMSTDYGKRIQQSITYNVATAFGNNLCNLMKQEKMQKFIKNPPNDPPYDLIMVEYFGSPCYIGFGQLLNAPVAIVLSSMQMAFVDDFMGNPTSYAFLSGFNNDNAVVNTFFDRLWNFFINYKHTWIFQHYTAEQTNMMKQYLGLPNIPDIRELEKTVSLAIVNSHYSYYGIRPVTPAVIEVGGLHIEADKSKLSPKLKEWLDMASHGVVYFSLGSLMNIETLPTETILQIYTSFAKLSPIKVLLKSANATKLPSGLPNNVLTLPWIPQVAVLKHPNIRVFVTHGGLMGTQEATYYGVPMIGIPVFADQIKNINILVEKNVAVLIDIDDITEHTMDVALNTVLYDPRYRESAKTMSKMFRDRPMTALDTAVYWIEYVLRNGPDSLRSAAVNLPWWKLHLLDVFVFLFACFTFAIYLLIVLLNVVLTSLQRKAVRTEKKLN; encoded by the exons atgaAACACCAGAAAGCGTTGTTCTGCGTGCTACTGGCTCTGTCCATACACGCGAACAATGCCTCCAGAATTTTGGGTATCTTCCCATACAATGGCAAGAGCCATTTCCTGATGTTCGATGTTCTGTGCAAGGAATTAGCAAAACGAGGGCATCAAGTCGACGTAATTAGCCATTTTCCATCGAAAACTCAATTGGCTAATTACACGGACATTATTGACTTAAATGGAACCCTAAGAACCATGGTGAACAATATGAGCACGGATTATGGAAAACGTATACAACAATCGATTACTTATAACGTAGCTACAGCTTTTGGTAATAATCTGTGTAATCTAATGAAACAGgaaaaaatgcagaaattcataaaaaatccACCCAATGATCCACCTTATGATCTGATTATGGTAGAG TATTTTGGCTCGCCATGCTACATAGGATTCGGCCAACTTTTGAATGCGCCAGTGGCCATCGTCTTGTCATCCATGCAAATGGCATTCGTCGACGATTTTATGGGAAATCCTACGAGTTACGCCTTCCTCTCCGGCTTCAACAACGACAATGCCGTGGTAAACACGTTCTTCGATCGCCTGTGGAATTTCTTCATTAACTACAAACATACATGGATATTTCAACACTACACAGCTGAACAAACCAACATGATGAAGCAATACCTGGGTTTACCTAATATACCCGACATTAGAGAATTAGAGAAAACTGTATCGTTGGCTATAGTGAATTCGCACTATAGTTATTACGGAATTAGACCGGTCACGCCGGCAGTCATCGAAGTTGGTGGATTACATATCGAAGCAGACAAGTCGAAATTAAGCCCG AAACTCAAGGAATGGCTAGACATGGCAAGCCACGGTGTGGTATATTTCTCATTGGGCTCGCTAATGAACATCGAAACGTTGCCAACCGAGACGATATTGCAAATTTACACGTCGTTCGCGAAACTTTCACCGATAAAGGTTTTGTTGAAGAGCGCCAACGCAACGAAGTTACCATCTGGTTTACCCAATAACGTGCTGACGTTGCCGTGGATTCCTCAGGTTGCGGTGTTGA AACATCCAAATATACGAGTATTCGTAACTCACGGCGGCCTTATGGGAACCCAGGAAGCTACCTATTATGGAGTTCCTATGATAGGAATACCGGTATTCGCTGACCAAATTAAAAACATCAACATTTTGGTTGAGAAAAATGTGGCAGTTCTAATAGACATCGATGACATTACCGAACATACTATGGACGTTGCGTTGAACACAGTTTTGTACGATCCCCGATACAG AGAATCTGCAAAGACAATGTCGAAGATGTTCAGAGATCGTCCCATGACCGCGTTAGACACAGCCGTATACTGGATCGAATATGTGCTGAGAAATGGGCCAGATAGCTTAAGATCAGCCGCTGTGAACTTACCTTGGTGGAAGTTGCATCTACTCGATGTTTTCGTCTTCTTATTTGCGTGTTTCACAttcgcaatttatttattaatagttttattaaatgttgtaTTAACAAGTCTCCAAAGAAAGGCCGTTCGAACAGAGAAAAAGTTGAACTGA
- the LOC139994254 gene encoding uncharacterized protein: MITTPTPYLDAIQTVPGDTPGEKFKWIANFIKRQLSVSNNLEDAVEFEKIPKPLVPLVQVQAAIMLNKKDPKNQSTYEAIAEALKSEDELIVNKALKASNFFNGINETITNNKYFFENLFPYVSLKTRTRVIKTLASRLAPKNSTLAEKFFLSIDSFYGVEQALPLLLACSESFVYNTIIEKRMVLSRKMVKLFFRKNPDLVVRYLRLSNPKTDSCAKKLPSVNIHDFTDFLVALVKTRLDSFVELFEMHEENPPRILLSNKSVEAFLKNGKEYLERKTKLYIEILPLKRISNSYMEVIFPKLFPDNVKDFNTDNMLKYLKYYRQDKVAELFLRSYRQVYDKNIFEDSEKITINLLEILSPEERVRQAKIKLKSETEAHKESGNTVTWECFLFTEESLPLFREEICKASDVEHRARLACRMIYSCKINNNDSALLEVLTYFKSKHCNEQPWFLFEVFRTLLKLYDLPQMGGDYWTILMDMILRAHVKKNLLALNSIGVRMIEAAIHYKIIQNQPFRELTDILIDLKIRMSDRHWNILQKYYDYERMCLEDCLNIVSQKYNSDQAPWKDYRVEILFDLCSSIYYFNQVHVNEAPRIERMTVKNYPWLLQAIEEILPTIKQTDIFVVADLQNMFMKYEMDLYERFWPRNKKIVEIEISEALKLLKRNPQEILDHWKEYLKACKDNWNKEHAKLFIKAIRWYKEIPIKFAEQCLQDLTEKKEEICLDILSTLVYGETFSKIIEPLIPTNKTLDIHQTDAKTSYDLIQHLVSGIKLANPPVPLTMLNRLCQGDYLPVALTALTNVCRRTNIMDVVSFAKMLSSQRVAVRKHGIRLMRIVASHDQLLNFFQAQWKTEENQSIREIMSLIIVQLFQKEPGPSTWILFSHTISTLALQDEKACLMILSITNSVPDQYVVDFIKQTLNMIDKLEKLGLHKDKVAEYTSIMLSHIDAAICNLLPEYFIKDLIQRYLFHENQDVSRNLSELVVTALLLPAEDKFDDRLKIFSSLFREAIVKSWNVPHPKNPHFFPMNNALRKFIDVITHAVSYSDKKLRLIDEILSVFMDTLNPLLDPTSYLILIFSKEQLSSRSPAQFGFNVSQKLSDLIKIFSPYFVFFMADILRNMPLSNSFKQYDKIDIDLGVIEGLLDITTSTSALVAAQLMYSINTKEQQERRDKLIVRLMKQKLPAIKAIACEIVNKNSLTY; the protein is encoded by the coding sequence ATGATTACTACGCCGACGCCTTATTTAGATGCTATTCAAACAGTTCCCGGCGACACCCCTGGTGAGAAGTTCAAATGGATAGCGAACTTCATAAAGCGACAGCTATCCGTGTCCAACAATCTGGAAGATGCAGTCGAGTTTGAGAAGATCCCAAAACCTCTTGTACCTCTGGTACAAGTTCAGGCAGCCATAATGTTAAACAAGAAAGATCCCAAAAATCAGAGCACTTACGAGGCTATAGCAGAAGCTCTAAAATCGGAAGACGAATTGATCGTGAACAAAGCTTTGAAAGCCAGCAACTTCTTCAATGGCATCAACGAGACTAtcactaataataaatattttttcgaaaatttatttccgTACGTATCTTTGAAGACTAGAACGCGGGTCATCAAAACTTTGGCCTCGCGCTTAGCACCCAAGAACTCTACCCTTGCTGAAAAATTCTTCTTATCAATAGACTCGTTTTACGGTGTAGAGCAAGCCTTACCTTTGCTATTAGCATGCAGTGAGTCTTTTGTATATAACACTATCATAGAGAAGAGGATGGTACTAAGTCGAAAAATGGTTAAACTGTTCTTCCGCAAGAATCCAGACCTCGTCGTGCGCTATCTTCGACTGAGCAACCCGAAAACCGACTCCTGTGCAAAAAAACTTCCTTCCGTGAATATCCATGATTTTACTGACTTTCTGGTGGCATTGGTCAAAACACGACTAGACTCGTTTGTAGAACTATTCGAGATGCACGAGGAAAATCCACCGAGAATACTTCTGAGCAACAAGAGCGTCGAAGCGTTCCTGAAAAACGGCAAAGAATACCTGGAGCGAAAAACCAAGTTGTACATTGAGATACTTCCTCTGAAGAGGATCAGCAACAGCTACATGGAGGTTATATTTCCAAAACTATTCCCAGATAATGTCAAAGACTTCAACACTGATAACATGTTGAAGTATTTGAAGTACTATCGACAGGATAAAGTGGCGGAACTTTTCTTGAGATCTTATCGGCAagtatatgataaaaatattttcgaagatTCGGAGAAgataactattaatttattggaaatattgTCTCCCGAGGAACGAGTGAGACAGGCGAAGATCAAATTGAAGTCTGAAACTGAAGCGCACAAGGAAAGCGGAAATACAGTTACCTGGGAGTGTTTTTTATTTACTGAAGAATCGTTACCACTGTTCAGAGAAGAAATTTGTAAAGCCTCGGACGTGGAACATAGAGCGCGTCTAGCTTGTAGAATGATCTATTCTTGCAAGATAAACAACAATGATTCGGCACTGTTAGAAGTCTTGACGTATTTCAAGAGCAAGCACTGTAATGAGCAACCTTGGTTTCTATTCGAGGTGTTTAGGACTTTGTTGAAACTCTATGATCTTCCTCAAATGGGCGGGGATTATTGGACGATATTAATGGACATGATATTACGTGCTCATGTGAAAAAGAACTTGTTGGCTTTGAATAGTATCGGCGTGAGGATGATAGAAGCTGCCATTcactataaaataattcagaatCAACCGTTTCGTGAGTTAACTGATATACTGATAGACTTAAAGATTAGGATGAGCGATCGCCACTGGAATATTCTTCAGAAATATTACGACTACGAGAGAATGTGTCTGGAGGATTGCCTAAACATcgtttcacaaaaatataattcagaCCAGGCTCCCTGGAAGgactacagagttgaaatccTCTTCGATCTCTGTTCttcgatttattattttaaccaGGTCCACGTGAACGAAGCTCCTCGTATAGAACGCATGACGGTTAAAAACTATCCATGGTTGCTGCAAGCGATAGAGGAAATTTTACCTACGATCAAACAGACTGACATTTTTGTAGTTGCAGATCTTCAGAATATGTTCATGAAATACGAAATGGATCTGTACGAGCGTTTCTGGccaagaaacaaaaagatagttgaaatagaaataagCGAGGCTCTAAAACTTCTAAAGAGAAACCCGCAAGAAATTCTGGATCATTGGAAGGAATATCTAAAGGCTTGCAAGGATAATTGGAACAAAGAGCATGCGAAACTCTTCATCAAGGCTATACGTTGGTACAAGGAGATTCCAATTAAGTTCGCTGAACAGTGTCTTCAAGATCTGactgaaaaaaaggaagagatcTGTTTAGATATCTTAAGCACTCTCGTTTACGGAGAAACGTTCTCAAAGATCATAGAACCGTTGATCCCAACGAACAAGACGCTAGATATTCATCAAACCGATGCGAAAACTAGTTACGATTTGATCCAACACCTTGTATCTGGCATCAAGCTCGCAAATCCACCAGTGCCTCTGACAATGTTGAACAGATTGTGCCAGGGGGACTACTTACCGGTGGCCCTAACTGCTTTAACAAACGTTTGTAGAAGAACGAATATAATGGATGTGGTATCTTTTGCTAAAATGTTATCCAGTCAGAGAGTAGCCGTTCGGAAACACGGGATAAGATTGATGCGTATCGTGGCGTCCCATGATCAATTACTTAACTTCTTCCAAGCGCAATGGAAGACCGAAGAGAATCAGTCTATCCGTGAAATCATGTCCTTAATAATCGTACAATTGTTCCAGAAAGAACCAGGACCCTCTACGTGGATATTGTTCTCTCATACAATCTCTACGCTCGCACTGCAAGATGAAAAAGCCTGCCTCATGATACTTTCAATAACCAATTCGGTTCCCGACCAATACGTGGtcgattttattaaacaaaccTTAAACATGATCGACAAGCTTGAGAAGCTTGGTCTCCATAAGGATAAGGTTGCGGAGTATACGAGTATCATGTTAAGCCACATAGACGCAGCTATTTGCAATCTTCTACCCGAATATTTCATCAAAGACCTCATTCAAAGATATCTCTTCCATGAAAATCAGGATGTCTCTAGAAATTTAAGCGAGCTTGTGGTTACAGCTCTGTTGCTCCCAGCGGAGGACAAATTCGACGATCGATTGAAGATCTTCTCCAGTTTGTTTAGGGAGGCCATCGTGAAAAGTTGGAACGTCCCTCATCCCAAAAATCCCCATTTTTTCCCGATGAACAATGCTCTTCGTAAGTTCATAGATGTCATCACGCACGCGGTCTCGTATTCGGATAAGAAGTTACGGTTGATCGATGAAATATTGTCGGTGTTTATGGACACTCTTAATCCTCTGCTGGACCCCACGTCGTacttgatattaatattttcgaagGAGCAACTTTCTTCGAGGTCGCCAGCGCAATTCGGATTCAATGTGAGCCAAAAGCTGAGTGATTTGATCAAGATATTCTCGccgtattttgtatttttcatggCTGATATTTTACGGAATATGCCGCTATCGAATTCGTTCAAGCAATACGATAAAATCGACATCGATTTAGGGGTAATCGAGGGATTGTTGGACATCACCACCAGCACATCTGCGCTAGTAGCAGCGCAACTGATGTACTCCATTAATACAAAGGAGCAGCAGGAGAGACGCGACAAGCTGATAGTAAGGTTAATGAAACAGAAACTTCCGGCGATCAAGGCCATAGCCTGTGagattgttaataaaaattctctcACATATTAG